One genomic segment of Deltaproteobacteria bacterium includes these proteins:
- a CDS encoding AbrB/MazE/SpoVT family DNA-binding domain-containing protein, with translation MKTKAQKWGNSLSVRVPKGIAEKAGIRDEDMLDIDIENGKIILIPIKKKEYQLKDLLKKITDENIHGEIDFGEPLGREIF, from the coding sequence ATGAAAACCAAGGCACAAAAATGGGGAAACAGCCTGTCCGTCCGGGTGCCCAAGGGCATTGCAGAAAAAGCAGGTATCCGTGATGAAGATATGCTCGATATCGATATTGAGAACGGAAAGATCATATTGATACCCATCAAGAAAAAAGAATATCAACTCAAAGACCTTCTCAAGAAGATTACCGATGAGAATATCCATGGCGAAATTGACTTTGGAGAACCCTTGGGACGAGAGATCTTTTGA
- the mazF gene encoding endoribonuclease MazF, whose protein sequence is MTPTPYVPDRGDIVWLQFNPQSGHEQAGYRPALVLSPVTYNERVGLMLCCPITSRIKGYPFEVEIKAGARIKGVVLADQVKSLDWKVRKARKEAKTTAGVIHKVLAKLHTLLSY, encoded by the coding sequence ATGACGCCGACACCGTATGTACCGGATCGTGGAGATATTGTATGGCTTCAATTCAACCCTCAATCCGGGCATGAACAGGCCGGCTACCGACCTGCTTTGGTACTTTCACCCGTGACCTATAATGAGCGCGTGGGGTTGATGTTGTGCTGCCCCATCACAAGCCGGATCAAGGGATATCCTTTTGAAGTGGAAATCAAAGCGGGTGCAAGAATCAAGGGTGTGGTCCTTGCTGATCAAGTGAAAAGCCTGGACTGGAAAGTACGAAAAGCCAGGAAAGAAGCGAAGACCACGGCCGGAGTGATTCATAAAGTCCTGGCCAAACTCCATACGTTGTTATCCTACTGA
- a CDS encoding 5-oxoprolinase produces the protein MNRIKIVGRGRSTVVDAYLSPVIDRHLQEIRKATGTIPIEFMVSAGGLVSPDHFHGRNALFSGPAGGVIAVAEAARQAGAAGVIGFDMGGTSTDICRFDGEFEKCFEREVGGVELSTEMLNIVSVASGGGSVLWFDGQKIRVGPESAGADPGPACYGFGGPLTVTDANLVTGRIIADAFPKTFGADRKSGLDVTASLRSFEEMTERINTTLDRNLSVRETALGFLRIADEKMALAIREISVSRGVDVRNDALVCFGGAGGQHACRVADLLEINRVVFHPLSSLMSAYGIGLARPTVQAEATLLEPFGPKGYEALEERYRVLERNLSGKPAGKTAYSIHRWIDLRQRGTENFIPVPFGGYEKTVTEFCTRYEKIFGFVPAEGSLEVVHLRVEGEEEEEFFPPGPVHPADRKHRAEAVSFQTFHDEKGTIKAPVYLRKDLPAGTRIEGPAFVVDPHTTFLVETGFEATVLSDGVVLADRVSRCRIPASVTSRGPDPVLLEVFNNLFMSVAGEMGHTLRNTAHSVNIKERLDFSCAVFDASGGLVANAPHIPVHLGSMGDTVKAVLADRKGRMQPGDLYLTNNPYKGGSHLPDTTVICPVFSREGEIRFFTAARGHHADIGGAAPGSMPVKARDLSDEGVLIDDFLLVRKGHFREAELTRLLSDAPRPVRNVEERIFDLQAQIAACHKGVGELQRMIRRYGWKTVRRYMDYIQDNAEFSVQQALLKFLLKKDPFIASFEDRLDDGTPLRVRIEIRGGERPPSTVTAIIDFAGTGARHREDNLNTPLSVTRSAVLYVVRTLTCGDIPLNSGCLRPITLRVPEGSILNPPFPAPVATGNVETSQRVVDLLLGALGVAGASQGTMNNLLFEVEGESPYYETVAGGSGALDGCPGASGVQVHMTNTRITDPEILEVRHPGVRLRRFTLRKGSGGDGKFPGGNGVIRKIGFQKPATLSILSERRKIPPYGMAGGGSGQRGVNRLCRADGTIEELPHRVALHLEAGDSILLKTPGGGGFGKTDEQQG, from the coding sequence ATGAACAGGATCAAGATCGTCGGCCGGGGACGGAGTACGGTCGTCGATGCCTATCTCAGTCCGGTGATCGATCGGCACCTGCAGGAGATCCGGAAGGCGACGGGAACGATCCCGATCGAATTCATGGTCAGCGCAGGGGGGCTGGTGAGCCCGGATCACTTCCATGGGAGGAACGCCCTTTTTTCGGGACCGGCAGGCGGGGTCATCGCCGTGGCCGAGGCCGCACGGCAGGCGGGTGCGGCCGGTGTCATCGGTTTCGATATGGGAGGAACCTCCACCGATATCTGCCGTTTTGACGGGGAGTTCGAAAAGTGCTTTGAACGGGAGGTCGGCGGCGTTGAACTTTCCACGGAGATGCTCAACATTGTGTCTGTCGCCTCCGGCGGGGGGTCCGTCCTCTGGTTTGATGGACAAAAGATACGGGTCGGCCCGGAATCGGCAGGCGCCGATCCCGGACCCGCCTGTTACGGTTTCGGCGGTCCCCTCACCGTAACGGACGCCAACCTTGTAACGGGGAGGATCATAGCGGACGCCTTTCCGAAGACCTTCGGCGCCGACCGGAAGTCGGGACTGGATGTCACGGCCTCTCTTCGATCCTTTGAAGAGATGACGGAGCGAATCAATACCACCCTGGATCGAAATCTTTCGGTCCGGGAGACCGCCCTCGGGTTTCTCCGGATTGCAGACGAAAAGATGGCCCTGGCAATCCGTGAGATCTCCGTTTCCCGCGGGGTGGACGTCCGGAACGATGCCCTCGTCTGCTTCGGCGGGGCGGGAGGGCAGCATGCCTGCCGTGTGGCCGATCTCCTCGAAATCAACCGGGTGGTTTTTCATCCCCTGAGCAGTCTCATGTCCGCCTACGGCATCGGTCTGGCCCGACCTACGGTGCAGGCGGAGGCCACCCTTCTTGAACCCTTTGGTCCGAAAGGATACGAGGCGCTGGAAGAGCGCTACCGGGTGTTGGAACGGAACCTTTCCGGCAAACCGGCCGGGAAAACGGCCTATTCGATCCATCGATGGATCGACCTGCGGCAGCGCGGCACGGAAAATTTCATCCCCGTCCCCTTCGGCGGATATGAAAAGACGGTTACCGAATTTTGTACGCGGTATGAAAAAATCTTCGGATTCGTCCCTGCCGAAGGTTCCCTGGAGGTGGTCCATCTCCGCGTGGAAGGAGAAGAAGAAGAGGAATTCTTTCCCCCCGGTCCCGTGCATCCGGCGGACAGGAAACACCGGGCGGAGGCGGTCTCCTTTCAGACCTTCCATGACGAGAAAGGAACGATCAAAGCTCCCGTCTATCTACGAAAAGACCTTCCCGCGGGGACCCGGATCGAAGGACCCGCCTTTGTCGTCGATCCCCATACGACCTTTCTGGTGGAGACGGGCTTTGAGGCAACGGTCCTGTCCGACGGAGTTGTCCTCGCCGACAGGGTGTCCCGGTGCAGGATCCCGGCCTCGGTGACGAGCAGAGGTCCCGACCCGGTCCTTCTCGAGGTCTTCAACAATCTCTTCATGTCGGTGGCCGGCGAGATGGGTCATACCCTGCGGAATACGGCACATTCCGTCAATATCAAGGAACGTCTCGATTTTTCCTGTGCCGTTTTTGACGCATCGGGCGGTCTGGTCGCCAACGCCCCCCACATCCCCGTTCATCTCGGTTCGATGGGAGATACCGTCAAGGCCGTCCTCGCCGACCGGAAAGGAAGGATGCAACCGGGAGATCTCTATCTGACGAACAACCCCTATAAGGGAGGCTCCCATCTTCCCGATACGACGGTGATCTGCCCCGTCTTCTCCCGGGAGGGGGAGATCCGGTTTTTCACAGCCGCCCGCGGGCACCATGCCGACATCGGCGGGGCCGCTCCAGGCTCCATGCCGGTCAAGGCCCGGGACCTGAGCGACGAAGGAGTCCTGATTGATGACTTTCTGCTGGTCCGAAAAGGGCACTTCCGGGAGGCCGAACTGACCCGTCTTCTGTCCGACGCCCCCCGTCCCGTCCGGAACGTGGAAGAGCGGATCTTCGATCTCCAGGCACAGATCGCCGCCTGCCACAAGGGGGTCGGCGAACTTCAGCGGATGATCCGTCGCTATGGATGGAAGACGGTGCGCCGGTATATGGATTATATACAGGACAATGCCGAATTCTCCGTGCAGCAGGCCCTGCTGAAATTCCTCCTGAAAAAGGATCCCTTCATTGCTTCCTTCGAAGATCGTCTCGACGACGGGACCCCCCTTCGGGTCAGGATCGAGATCCGGGGCGGTGAGCGTCCCCCCTCCACAGTGACGGCGATCATTGACTTTGCGGGAACCGGCGCCCGGCACCGTGAAGATAACCTCAATACCCCCCTCTCGGTCACCCGTTCCGCCGTCCTCTACGTTGTCCGCACCCTCACCTGCGGCGACATCCCCCTGAACAGCGGCTGCCTCCGGCCGATCACTCTCCGTGTACCGGAAGGATCGATCCTCAATCCTCCCTTCCCCGCACCCGTGGCCACGGGGAATGTGGAAACCTCCCAGCGGGTCGTTGATCTCCTCCTCGGGGCCCTCGGGGTAGCCGGCGCCTCCCAGGGGACAATGAACAATCTCCTTTTCGAGGTGGAGGGGGAGTCTCCATACTATGAAACCGTTGCGGGAGGATCGGGTGCTCTCGACGGCTGTCCCGGCGCCTCCGGGGTCCAGGTCCATATGACCAATACCCGGATCACCGACCCGGAAATTCTTGAAGTCCGGCACCCCGGTGTCCGGCTTCGTCGATTTACGCTTCGGAAAGGCTCCGGAGGAGACGGGAAGTTCCCCGGAGGCAACGGGGTCATCCGGAAGATCGGCTTTCAAAAACCGGCCACCCTCTCGATCCTTTCGGAACGGCGGAAGATCCCTCCCTACGGCATGGCCGGGGGAGGAAGCGGGCAGCGGGGAGTGAACCGGCTCTGCCGGGCCGACGGAACGATTGAAGAGCTGCCCCATCGCGTGGCCCTCCATCTTGAGGCCGGAGATTCGATTCTCCTGAAGACACCCGGAGGGGGAGGATTCGGTAAAACGGACGAACAGCAGGGATAA
- a CDS encoding sulfurtransferase TusA family protein: MDAAINTSVDARDSYCPGPLMELIRTMKREPVGSVIEILSSDQGSAKDIPEWIHKVGHEYLRTEEKEGFWSILVKKAK; the protein is encoded by the coding sequence ATGGATGCTGCAATTAACACAAGCGTGGATGCACGGGATTCTTACTGTCCGGGGCCGCTGATGGAACTGATCCGGACCATGAAAAGGGAACCGGTCGGTTCGGTGATTGAAATCCTCTCTTCGGACCAGGGGTCGGCAAAGGATATTCCGGAGTGGATCCACAAGGTGGGACACGAGTATCTCCGCACCGAAGAGAAGGAAGGGTTCTGGAGTATTCTGGTGAAGAAAGCCAAATAG
- a CDS encoding NAD(P)/FAD-dependent oxidoreductase, with translation MGKRIVIIGGGTGGTIVANLLAQGLRTEMRRGDVTVNMLSASDKHVYQPGFMYVAFGRMQDDEIIRDQRSILDSLVNLYVDPAVKIDIEGQTVTAKSGRSFPYDYLVIATGSRIVPEEIPGLKEGAHWFYDLQGAKKLRKALKEFEGGRIVIAVGVPHKCPVAPLEVTFMIDDLFSNSHLKGKYELFYTYPIARVHALEPVAHWAVKAFERRGIQYETFFNIEKVDPEKKQLHSEEGSVIDYDLLIAIPPHKGAPLIEDSGLGADGWIPTDKHTLTMKGKENVFVVGDTTNIPISKAGSTTHFEADTAAESLICLIKEGCPGRRYDGKVFCFVETGMDKGTYVWFNYNTPPNPGEPSQMIHWFKLAYNRLYWLSARGIL, from the coding sequence ATGGGAAAGCGGATTGTAATCATTGGGGGAGGGACCGGCGGGACCATTGTCGCCAACCTCCTTGCACAGGGGCTGCGAACCGAGATGCGTCGCGGTGACGTAACGGTCAACATGCTCAGCGCTTCGGACAAACATGTCTACCAGCCGGGTTTTATGTATGTTGCCTTCGGACGGATGCAGGACGATGAAATCATTCGGGATCAGCGGAGTATTCTCGACTCACTGGTCAACCTCTACGTCGATCCCGCTGTAAAGATCGATATCGAGGGGCAGACGGTCACGGCAAAAAGCGGCCGATCCTTCCCCTACGATTATCTGGTCATTGCGACCGGTTCCAGGATCGTCCCCGAGGAGATCCCCGGCCTCAAAGAGGGGGCGCATTGGTTCTACGACCTTCAAGGAGCCAAGAAGCTCCGGAAAGCGCTAAAGGAATTCGAGGGAGGCCGGATCGTCATCGCCGTGGGCGTTCCCCACAAATGTCCCGTGGCCCCGCTGGAAGTTACCTTCATGATCGACGACCTTTTCTCCAACAGCCATCTCAAAGGAAAATACGAACTCTTTTACACCTACCCCATCGCCCGCGTTCATGCACTGGAGCCGGTGGCACACTGGGCGGTCAAGGCCTTCGAGCGAAGGGGAATTCAGTATGAGACCTTTTTCAATATTGAGAAAGTAGACCCGGAGAAGAAGCAGCTTCACAGCGAAGAGGGGTCCGTCATCGACTATGACCTTCTGATTGCCATCCCCCCCCACAAGGGCGCCCCGCTGATTGAAGACTCCGGCCTCGGAGCCGACGGCTGGATTCCCACGGACAAACATACCCTGACCATGAAAGGGAAGGAAAATGTCTTCGTCGTGGGAGACACGACCAATATCCCCATCAGCAAGGCCGGTTCCACCACCCACTTCGAAGCGGACACCGCAGCGGAATCCCTGATCTGCCTGATCAAAGAAGGATGTCCGGGCCGCAGATACGACGGGAAGGTCTTCTGCTTCGTGGAAACCGGCATGGACAAGGGAACTTATGTCTGGTTCAACTATAACACGCCGCCGAATCCAGGGGAGCCGTCCCAGATGATTCACTGGTTCAAGCTGGCCTACAATCGCCTCTACTGGCTGAGTGCACGGGGCATACTCTAA